The genomic window GTGCTGTAATGACGATTTCCTTTCCGTTATCAAGCACTTTGTCTAAACAACCTGATACTTGTTCTAAATTCGCGACCATGTTGCCGTGTGTTAACATCGCGCCCTTAGAGACACCCGTTGTACCACCTGTGTACTGCAAAAACGCTAAATCTTTTAATGTTACTTCAGGCTTTTTGTACTTCGAACCATCGAAGTTCACTACTCTAGCAAATGGAATGGCAGTAGGAAGCGAATAGTCCGGCACCATTTTTTTGATTCGTTTTACGACGAAGTTAACAAGGTGCTTTTTAATTCCGCCCAACATATCGCCAATTTGAGTCACAATGATATGCTTTACCGCGGTTTTAGGTAGCGCCTTTTGTAATGTATCAGCAAAATTCGCGAGAATAAAAATGGCTTTAGACTCTGAGTCATTAAGTTGATGTTCTAGTTCGCGAACCGTGTAAAGCGGGTTCACGTTTACCACCGTACATCCTGCACGTAACACACCTAAAATAGTGACTGGTGTCTGTAGCAAATTAGGCATCATCACAGCGACTTTATCGCCTTTGCCAAGTTTTAATTCATTTTGAACGTAGCTTGCAACCGCTTTAGTTTCTTTGTCTAGCTCACGGTATGTAAGCGTTTTATCCATGTTGGTATAAGCTGGTAAATCAGCAAATTCTGCAAAACTCTTTTCGAATAATTCAAGCAGCGAGTTGTAATGCTCTGGATCGATAGTCTCAGGCATACCTTCTGGGTAGCGCTTTAGCCAGATTTTTTCCACTCTTAGCTCCTGTTCTCGTTATTTTTATGTTGAATAAACCTTAATCTATCTAAGGCAGTTACACAATCGAGCATTTACTCTAATCGCGAGATATTCCCACATTTACGGCTAAGTTACAATTCACTTCGGTTATTTGCATTAATATGCGCCGAAATGTGCTTAAAAGTTAGGCTAGGTGATTCCATATGGCAATGATGTCCACCTTCTATAAACACAGTGTTAATTGTTTTGTAGCACGCCCTAAACACTTCTTCTTGTTGTTTCATGTCTTTAAGCCCCTTAGAACCAAACACAACAAGTGTTGGGGCTACTATACCACTTAATAAAGATAGGGCTTGTTGCTTAGAATAGCGAAATGGCGAGGCAATTTTTAACTTCGGATCAGAAGTTAGCGTCCATCCACCATCCGTCTCAGTAATAGATCGTTCCATTAAAATTCGGATTTGTGATTCACTCAAATCGCTCACTAATTTACGTGCTTGTATGATGTCTTCTTTTGACTTAAACCGTTTCGGCTTTCTTCTTTTTATCGTTTGGCGCTGTTCGATTGAACGGGTTAGTTGTGATTTAGCGGTATTTTCATTTGAAAAAAGGATCCCCATGCCATCGATTAAACTTAATGAAATGACTTTCTGAGGAAAACAACTCGCAACTACGTTTGCGACTAATGCGCCCATCGAGTGTCCGACAAAATGGCAACGCTCAATATTTCTGTTATCCAGAAAATTGACGATATCCGCGACATAGTCCACGAAGTAATATTGTGCATCGTGCGAACGCCAATCGGAAAGGCCGTGCCCAGGGAAATCTATCGCGATACAGCGTAGCTTGGAGTCAAATTGCTCACAACTTAATAAGGGGAAATAACTATTTAGATTGTCTAACCAACCGTGAAGGAACAAAATCGTTTCAGCACCTGCTTCAAGATTGCCCCACTCGATGCCTGCAATACCATCTTGTTTAAACGGAAAAATTTGTCGCTTTGTCTCTATTTTCATAATTATAAGTGTAAACTAAGAGCTCTTTATTTATCATCGCACAGTTTCATCTACACGGGATACTCTTTGGGATTTAATCATGAAAATTAAAACAACCTTATGTACAGCGCTTTTGCTGCCATTTGTAACAATCGCGGCACCGAAAAACATCATCTACATGATCGGTGACGGTATGGGCCCTGCTTACACGACCGCGTACCGTTATTACATGGACAACCCTGAAACGAAAGTGGTTGATCCTACTGTTTTTGATTCTATGCTAAAGGGTATGGCGCACACCTATCCAGATGATCATACTTACGTAACGGACAGTGCAGCAGGTGCTACTGCGCTTGCAACAGGCACGAAAAGCTACAACGGTGCAATTGCAGTTGATACGCAAAAACATGATTTAACAACAATGTTGGAAATTGCGAAACACTTGGGCAAAACAACAGCATTAGTAGCAACATCACAAATCAACCATGCAACACCTGCCAGTTTTGCAGCACATAACGAAAGTCGTCGTAATTATGATGAAATCGCGAATGACTACATCGACATCAAAATTGATGGAAAGTTGGCCGTTGACTTGATGTTGGGCGGTGGTACTAAGTATTTTATCCGCCAAGACCGCAACATTGTTAATGAGTTCAAAGAAGCGGGTTACGTCTATGCAGATGATTTTAATAAGCTAAACGACATTAACTCATTACCTGCATTAGGTTTATTTGCGGAAGTAGCGTTTCCTTCAGCGATAGATGCCAATCCAAATCGTCTTGAAAAAATGACGAGTAAAGCGCTTTCTCTACTCGACAAACAAAACGAGAAAGGCTTTTTCATTATGATTGAAGGCTCACAGATTGATTGGTGTGGACACGCTAACGACGTTGCTTGTGCGATGCATGAGATGCATGATTTTGCTAACGCCATCACCGTTGCTAAGCGCTATGTAGATAATAACCCAGATACGCTACTCGTTATTACAGCCGATCATTCGACTGGGGGCTTAACACTCGGCGCAAACGGTGAATATAAATGGCTTACGGATGTTGTACGTGGCGTAAAAGGCTCAGCGGTAACTATCACTGAAGCGTTATTAAAAACAGATGATATTGCGAAAACTTGGACGACGTATTCAGACATTTCACTGAGCAAAGAAGACTTATCAGCTCTTGAAGCCGCTAAAAAAGAAAGCGACAAAGCGCTAAACAAAGCTATCAAGAATGTCATTAATACCGCTAGTTTTACTGGCTGGACTACAGGCGGTCATACCGCTGTTGACGTTCAAGTGTTTGCTCACGGCAATTCAGCGATGGACTTTGTTGGTTCGCAAAACAACACAGCTATCGCAGATAAGTTGATCGGGTATATTAAACAGTAAAAAACGTTGGGCGGCGCAATTGCGTCGCCACATTCTTGTTACTCTTCTTTTCTTTGTTTCGGCGCTTTACATATCACGCGTAAACGCTGACGCCTATTAGCTGTTTAATCTCGTTTCTTCTATCTTCATTGGCGATAGATTTATATGCAGAGATAGCGACACCATTTTTGAAACTGGGTTGGTCATAGATAGCCTGCTTTTCACCATCAAAACCACCTTTATCGAGCATCGCAATGGCTTTTTCATTTGAACGGACATAACTATCTAATTGAGAAGTCTGAGAATCAGGTGACGCAACTTTCCTGTCCACTTTAGGCAGTGGTTTCAACTGATAGGTGTGTTGACCAGAAACGACTGAAAGTTGCATCTAAATTCTCATGAAAATAAAACGCTTAAGCGCCTTATATTAGTATAAATATTATTCTCGACCTGGCAACTTTTTCCAAGTAACCGTGTCACGCACATAATGCGGTTGTGCGTCAGCCGGGGCTACCGCTAGACCTTGCTCAAATGCGGCTATCCCGATTGGCAACATAAAGCGCGCGTCTGGATACAATATCGTTTTAGAAATAGAGACATTTTTGTCATCTAAGACATTTGGATAAGTCTGCCAAGCAGTACCGACTGCTAGCGAATTTTGTTGCAGGGTGTTCATCAGCTCAGGACGTATCACACTTTCGTCATACGCTTCGATGGCGATTCCATTTTTGTCCTTACGATATTCACAAAAATAAATTTCATCCATTCTGGCATCAATACCAGCAATAACCTCTGTTACCTTGTTTTGCTCGATAGCTTGCTGAGCCATAGCTTGTAACGTCGACACGCCCACTAACGTTAAGTTCGACGCAAACGCTAAACCTTGCGCAATCGAAACACCAATTCGAACACCAGTAAAACTCCCTGGGCCTCGACCAAAAACAATACCGTCGAGGTCCTTAAGTGAGCAACCTGCTTCTTTTAGAAGGCTATCTACAGTCGGTAGAATTTTCTGGCTATGTTGTTGAGGGCAAATTTCAAAAAATGAAAAGACATTGCCGTTGAACTGTAAAGCGACCGAAAGCGCCTCTGTCGATGCATCGAGTGCAAGTAGGTTCATACTCATATTAATTGATGTTCTCTAGAAATTTAATTGCAGCCGTAATGTCCCGTGTTCGAGTCATGTTTGGCAGACTTTTTAAGAATACTTGACCGTAAGGTCTTGTTACCAACCTATTATCGCACAAGATAAGGACGCCTGTATCATTTCTGTCTCGGATAAGTCGACCAACCCCCTGCTTTAGAGCAATCACTGCCTGTGGTATTTGGATAGAAGCAAATGGATCTTTACCCTGCTTTTCACAATCTTGCATTCTAGCTTGAAGTAACGGGTCATCTGGCGAAGTAAAAGGAATTTTATCGATAATGACACAACTCAGCGCATCACCACGAACGTCTACGCCCTCCCAAAAAGAGGCTGTACCGAGTAACACCGCGTTTCCATGACGAACAAATTGTTCGAGAATAATACGCTTTGATGATTGACCTTGCATGAAAACGGGGTAAGGAATGCGCTCGCTTAAGCCTTCATATACCAAATGCATCATTCGATAGCTCGTGAACAACATAAAGCAACGCCCTTTCGATGCAGCTATGACTTCCTTTGCCATTTTTACAATAGCATGGGGCATAAGATCATCATTAATTTCAGGCAAATAGCGCGGTAGACAGAGAAGCGCTTGTGTTTTGTAATCAAACGGGCTTTCAAGCAAAAGTTGATATTTCGGTTTGAGGCCTAAACTATCCGAAAAATGGTTCAATTCGCCATTCACAGATAACGTTGCTGACGTGAATATAAATCCCGCTTGGGTTTTTTCGACTAATTCAGCAAACTTAGTCGCGACATTCAGGGGCGTAATATGAATTTGAACCGCTCTACGCCCAACTTCATACCAATAGCTGTAGCCCGTTTCGTTAATATCAAATACACGCTCTAGCTTACCTTTTAAGGAAAGTGTACGTTCAAACAACGGTTCGATTTTATCACTACGGTCTAAACAGGTTTTAAGCACTTGATACAAGAAGGCTAAATCAGAAATTACACGGTGAATCGCATCACAAATGTACTTTTCTTTCAGTACATTGCGCCAGTCTCCTTTCGCACCTTCAAGTGGGAACACAAGACGAAAATCTGCTACCGCCGTTTCTAATTTATTGAGTGTTTTTCCCAGTTGAAGCATGTCAGGAATATCAGCTCGATAAACGACGCGAATATCAGTAATAAGTTCTTGTAATTGCTTAGTACTAAACGATTCGCCGAAATAGTCACACGCAATTTCAGGTAGCTGGTGAGCTTCATCAAAAATATAACTATCCGCTGTTGGCATAAGCTCTGCAAAACCACTGTCTTTCACGGCCATATCCGCAAAAAAGAGATGGTGGTTAATGACGACAAGGTCTGCGTCCATCGCACGTAAACGAGCTTTTCGAATATAGCATTCTTGGAAATCCGGACACTCTTTACCTAAACAGTTATCTGCGGTGGAATTAACGTATGGCAAAACTTTCGCGTCTTCCTCAATGCCGACACAGTCTGCTAAATCCCCGTTGTTGGTCTCGGTTGCAAATTTTGCCACCATGGCAAGTTGGTGCATAACATCTGGGTCATCAGTTGGTACGTGACTTACATGTTGACTGAGGCGATATAAACACAAATAGTTGGCTCGACCTTTGAGCAATGCAACTTTTCGTCCTACATTGAGCGCTTTAACAAGCTCTGGTAAATCACGATGGAACAACTGTTCTTGTAATGCTTTAGAACCTGTTGAAATAATGATTTTTTTGTTGCTTTTGAGCGCAGGAGCCAAGTAAGCGAAGGTTTTCCCCGTGCCTGTCTCTGCTTCCACGACACACGTTGCACGTTCAGCAATGGCACTCTCAACATGAACGGCCATATCAATTTGAGGTTGTCGTGGTTGGTAACCTTGAAAATGACGAGCAATAGGCCCGTTGTCCGAGAATAACTGCTTGATGGGGGCAAACCTAGAATTACGTGAATTGCACAAATTGTATAGAGTGCGAAATACACATTCAAGGTGAAAGTGCGTTCTCTTTAAAGTAACATCCTGTAATTATTGACCTTAAAAAACGCACTAAACCCATACATCAAGATGATCATTTTCATCTTCTTCTTTCGCATTCTCACGATGAAGTTCTGATTCTTTTTCTTGCTTTTTTAACTCAGATAGCATCTTTTCGCGTCTTTTTTTATAGCTTCGACCCGATTCCCAACGACACCCGCAATACTAAATGCTTGTTGGTGATGAACATCTAATCGAACTATTTTTCCCATATAGGGAATAAATGCATCCATACTTTCCTCCAAAAATGCCGCTCATTTCCAAACATAGGCATTAAACAGTAACATGAGGTAGGCACATTAAAAACTAATACCTATTTAGTATATTATCGGCAGTTATAATTTATTCTTAAATTACTAAAAATTTCACTTGCCAAAGTTAAACTTGGTATGTTTATCTATAAAGGTATTCAACGAACAACCAAAACAAAACAAGGTTCGAAAAAATGTTAAATATCCTGACAACTGTTTTCCATCATCGCCATCACACATCGGAATAACCCGTCAGGTATTTCGCTGGTAGGTTATTCCTAAAAAGGGACCTCCGGCGACACAAGCACTCTGAATTACTTTCGCCCCGAGGTCCACCTTGGGGTTTTTAGTTTTAGACTATAGGAAAGTAAAATGAGCTCTACAAATCGACTTAGAATAGCAATTCAAAAATCAGGCCGTCTTTCAAAGGATTGCCAATCACTCCTTAAGCAATTGGGCGTAAAGCTGAATCTTCGCGAAGAACGTTTAATTGCACACTCAACAAACATGCCTATCGACGTTCTTCGTGTACGGGACGACGATATACCCGGTCTTGTTATGGATGGTGTTTGTGATCTTGGTATTGTTGGCGAAAACGTACTCGTTGAAGCGCAAGCGGAGCGTTTGAAAGGTGGGCAACCTGCAGACGTTGAGAAACTAAGCTCACTCGATTTCGGTTATTGTCGATTAGCACTCGCATGGCCACAAGAATTAGGTCCTCAGTCAAAGTCTTGGTTTCAGAATAAGCGTATTGCAACAACCTACCCTCAAATCTTAAAAAACTACCTAAAAGCGGAAAACATCAACGCACAAGTAGTTGTACTGACGGGTTCGGTAGAAGTTGCTCCACGTGCAGGCCTCGCGGATGCAATTTGCGATTTGGTTTCAACTGGTGCAACGCTTGAGGCAAATGGCCTGATGCAAGGTGATACCATCCTCGAATCAAACGCTTGTCTTATTAAGAATCCGACGATGAGTTGCCCCGATAAAGCGGCACTTATCAATAAACTATTGCCGCGTTTGAAAGGCGTTCGCCAAGCTAAAGAAAGCAAATACATTATGTTACACGCACCAAAAGCAAAGTTGGACGAAATCTGCGCTTTGTTACCTGGAACTGGACAACCAACATTACTGGCACTTGCCGGCAGCGATGAGCTTGTTGCGCTTCACATGGTCAGCAGTGAAACGCTCTTTTGGGAAACCATGGAAGAGTTAAAAGCGTTGGGTGCGAGCTCGATCTTGGTTATGCCAATCGAAAAAATGATGGAGTAAATGCATGATCGTTTGGAATGAGGTTAGCGAATCGATGCAAAAATCAGCCCTTTGCCGTCCTGCGATTGCAGTAAGCGAGAAAGTGATGGCCATTACTACATCGATTATAGAGTCTGTAAAAGATCAAGGCGACGAGGCTCTCCTGGAAATGGCGAAGAACTTTGATAATCGTAAATCGCCAAGACTATTGGTTTCACAATCTGAAATCGAGCAAAGTGCGTCAACGCTGAGTACAGAGTTAAAAGAGGCTATCGAGCGAGCTTATCAAAATATCAGGACATTTCACGAATGTCAGAAACCGAAAGATATCAACGTACAGACGCAGCCAGGTGTTGACTGCATGTTGAAATTTCAAGCGATTGAATCTGTTGGTCTTTATGTCCCAGGCGGCAGCGCACCTTTGCCAAGCTCCGTATTAATGCAAGGTGTGTGCGCGCAACTAGCGGGCGTAAAAACAATAGTCTTGGCCACTCCAGTAAAAGGCGATGACTCAATTCATCCAGCAATTCTTTATGCGGCGAAACTCTGCGGCATTAGTACCATTGTTGAAGCTGGTGGAGCCGGTGCAATCGCGGCAATGGCGCTTGGTACAAAGACTATCCCAAAGGTTAATAAAGTTTTTGGCCCAGGCAATAGCTACGTAACAATGGCAAAACAGTTACTTTCACAACAATTGCCAGGTTTTGCGATTGATATGCCAGCGGGTCCTTCAGAGGTGTTGGTGATAGCGGATGATGGTGCGAATCCAGCCTTTATTGCCGCAGATTTGTTGTCACAAGCAGAGCATGGAGAAGATTCTCAGGTCATTTTGCTTTGCACCTCAAAATCGGTGATCCAAGAGACAAAAGTAGAAATTGAACAACAACTTAAAACGCTCTCTAGGGCTAACATCGCGAGAGCCGCGCTTGAGAACAGCTGTTTTATCTTAACCGAATCACTCGAGCAAGCGTTTTCAATAAGCGCAGAATATGGTCCAGAACACGTAATACTGCAAATACGGTGCGCGGACGAGTATCTAGACCAAGTTAAGAATGCAGGTTCGGTGTTCGTTGGAGACTTTACACCTGAATCAGCTGGTGATTATGCCTCTGGTACAAATCACGTATTACCAACCTATGGCTACAGTAAAGTGTATTCGAGCCTCAACTTATTAGACTTTTATCGCACTTACACGGTTCAACAAATTACTCAAAATGGGTTGCAAAAATTAAGCCGTGCAATTTTGCCTCTAGCTGAGGCTGAAGGGCTGGATGCTCATGCAAACGCCGTCACTATTCGCCTTGGAGTACAACAGTCATGACTGCTATTTCGTTACCAGAAAACATTGAAAATTTAAAAGCGTATAGCTCAGCCAAAAGCGAGAAGATAGTTGGTTCTACATGGTTGAATGCCAATGAAAGCCCTTATGCGCAGTCTTTTACATTGACTTTTGATGATTTAAATCGCTACCCAGATCCGCAGCCTTTAGCGGTTATTAACGCCTATGCAGCTTACGCAGGACTCGCATGCGACCAAGTACTCATGACGCGTGGCGCCGATGAAGGGATTGAGTTGTTGGTTCGTACTTTTTGCGAGCCCAAACGAGACAGCATCACGATTTTTACGCCGACCTACGGCATGTATAAAGTGACTGCAGATACGCACAACATTGCTATCAATGAATTGTCTCAATCCGATTTACAATCGTTATCTGCTCCTGAAATCGCTGCTCGATCTGCACAAAGCAAGCTTGTTTTTATCTGCAACCCTAACAATCCAACCGGCGGAACGATTCTACCAGCCAAAATTGCTGAAATAGCCACCGCACTCGCCGATACGGCAATTGTTGTTGTCGATGAAGCATATATTGAATTTTCGGATGCGTTAACTTCGTGCCAACTCATCAATGATTTCAGTAACCTAGTTATATTGCGGACACTCTCTAAAGCCTTTGCGATGGCAGGGCTTCGTACTGGGTTTACACTTGCTCAAGCAAAAACCTTAGCACCGATTCGAAAAGTAATTGCGCCTTATCCAGTGTCGACGGTTGTCGCCTCACTAGCAGCGAGAGTCTTATCGCCAGATTCAATCACGCAAATGAAACGACAAGTGACCATCCTAAACAGTGCCAAAGCTAAACTAGTTGGATGGTTAAACAACTCAAACGCGATTTTAACTGTACTTGAAGGTCATGGAAATTTTGTCACGCTAAAACTCGCTGATGTCACGGCATATGAAGCTGCAAAGACGGCAGGATTGATCATGAGGCCTTTCACACTCTATGGTGAATCCGATTGGTTGCGCATTTCAATCGGCAGTGAAAGTGAATTAGATAACGTCAAATTGTGGCTTGATAGCATCGCAGCAAAAGGAACAAAGTAATGGGCTCACCTTATCTTTTTATCGACCGTGACGGCACCTTAATTGAAGAGCCAATTGTAGATAAACAAGTCGACAAACTTGAAAAACTGGCATTATTACCAAATGTCATCCCTGCCCTGCTAGCTTTACAAACAGCAGGTTACCGTTTGGTCATGGTATCAAATCAAGATGGGCTTGGAACAGCCAGTTTTCCAAAAGACACGTTTGACGCCCCTCACAATATGATGATGCAAATTTTTGAGAGTCAAGGTATCCAGTTTGATGAAGTATTAATATGTCCCCACTTTAGCGAAGATAATTGTAACTGTAGAAAACCGAAAACCGCATTGCTCACTGACCTAATGCGGTCTGGTAAAGTCGACCTAGCTCGTTCTTATGTTATCGGTGACAGACAAACGGACATTCAATTGGCTGAAAACTTATGTATTGAGGGAATTCTCTATACTGAAAATAGTTGGCCCGCAATAGTTACTCAGTTGACGACATTAAACAGAGAAAGTTTAATCACACGTAACACTAAAGAAACTCAAATCGCTGTCAAAGTAAACCTCGACCGCACGAAATCAGGCTCCGTTGAAACAGGTCTTGGCTTTTTCGATCATATGCTTGATCAGATAAGAACACACGCGAACATTTTATTGGACGTAAAGGCATCCGGTGACTTGCACATTGACGAACACCACCTTGTGGAAGATGTTGGTATCGCACTTGGTAAAGCACTCAAAGAAGCATTAGGTACGAAAGCGCAAATTGCACGCTATGGCTTTTCTCTGCCAATGGATGAATGCAAAGCCGAGTGCCAATTGGATTTGTCTGGTCGGGCTTCCTTTGTTTTGAATGCTAATTTCTCACGAGAAAAAGCGGGAGATTTAGACGTGCAAATGGTCGAACATTTCTTTAAATCATTAGCAGACAATGCCGAAATATCGTTGATATTGTCAGTGTCCGAAGGCAACTGCCACCACCAAGTAGAAGGTTTGTTCAAGGCATTTTCACGCGCCTTGAGAATGGCGATAGCGGCGGATAAATCTCAGCAGACAGCAAGCTCCAAGGGGTGTTTATGATAGCCATAATCAACACGGGCTGTGCCAACATAAATTCTGTACGATTTGCTTTTAACCGTCTTGGAGTAAATCCTGATGTAATTTCAAGTCCTGAAGAATTAGACCTCTATGACCGCGCCATACTTCCTGGCGTTGGACACGCCCAAGTTGCAATGAAACGTTTAATAGAAACAGGTTGGAATGAAGCAATAAAAGAGTACCAAAAACCCTTACTCGGCATTTGTCTTGGCATGCAATTACTTTGTGAGTCTACTGAAGAAGGCAATGTAACTTGTTTAGGGATCATTCCAGGTCAAATCAAGCTATTGGATACAAAAGGTCTTACTACCCCCCACATGGGCTGGAATAATTTAGCGCAAATACAAAACCATGCGCTGATGAAAAATGTTGAACCGCAAAACCAAGTTTACTTCGTACATAGCTTTGCTCACGAATGCAATGCAGCGACTATTGCTCAAGGTGAATATGGCAGTGCCTTTTCTGCAATTGTGGCGAAAGATAATTTTGCGGGAATGCAATTTCACCCTGAGCGAAGTGCAAAAGTTGGAACACAGCTACTCAATAACTTTTTATCTTGGAACGGACAATAAAACGATGATTATCCCTGCTTTAGATGTATTACAAAATAAAATCGTACGCCTATATCAAGGTAAATACGACACCGCCCAGTTTTATCCTTTTGAATTGTCAGCGAGGCTTTTGCAGTATCAGCAAGAAGGAGCAAAAAAATTACATTTAGTCGACCTCGAAGGCGCTAGAGACCCTGAACAAAAACAATGGCAGCATATTCAAAATGCAACGCAAGCGCTTGATGTACCTTTTCAAGTCGGTGGCGGTATTCGTCGCTATGAAGATGTAAAAGAGTGGCTAAAAGCAGGCGCAAGTCAGGTTGTGATTGGGTCCATGGCTGTTGATAAAAGAGATGAAGTGGCAAGTTGGATTGAACAATTCGGCGCAGAACGTTTTGTTATCGCACTAGATGTCAATCTTTCTAATGATAAATGGGTTCCCGCGACGCATGGCTGGCTTGCGGACTCGGAGCACGACTTATTTGAACTCGTCGATTTTTACGTCAGTCTTGGCGTCGTTGATTTTCTGTGCACCGACATCAGTAAAGACGGAACGATGAGCGGACCTTCATTCGAACTCTATCAGGCGCTTGTCAGTCACAATCCAGGTCTAAAAGTGCAAGCTTCTGGCGGCGTTAGTTCAATTGAAGACATTCAAAAGCTAATCAAAATTGGCGTTGGTGGTATTATCTTAGGTAAATCGCTGTTAGATGGGGCTTTTACAGTTAGGGAGGCCGTTGCATGCTATCAAAACGCATAATTCCATGTTTGGATGTAAAAGACGGTCAAGTTGTTAAAGGGGTTAAGTTTAAAGGTCACGAAATCGTCGGTGACATTCTCACTTTAGCCAAGGCCTATTCAGATGCAGGTGCAGACGAACTCGTGTTTTATGAAATTAGCGCCAGTGTCGAAAAACGATTGCTAGACGTCAATTGGGTTACTGAAATTGCCAAACACATCGATATTCCATTTTGTGTCGCTGGAGGTATCAAGTCAGTTGCAGACGCTGCAAAAGTGCTAGAACAAGGTGCTGATAAAATATCAATCAATAGCCCAGCTATCGCACGACCAGAACTGATTAAAGAATTACACGATGAGTTTGGTAAACAGTGTGTGGTTGTGGGTATCGACAGTTTTTTTGACGTGCAATCAGGAACCTATCAAGTTTATCAATTAACTGGCGATCCGAACGCGTCAAGTCGTACTCGCTACCTGACACAAGACTGGGTAAAACGTGTTCAGGACTTAGGCGCCGGCGAGATTGTGCTTAATTGCATGAATCAAGATGGTGTACGTAATGGTTACGATATAGAACAACTTTCTATAATTAGACAACAATGCCATATTCCCCTTATTGCATCTGGTGGAGCCGGCAAAATAACCGATTTTATTGACGTATTTAAACAAGCTAATGTTGATGGTGCATTAGCCGCGAGCGTTTTTCACAAAAATATAATAGACATTCAAGAGTTAAAGGCGGCTCTAGATGCAAATGATGTGGCAGCAAGATTATGCAGATAACACAACAAACAATTAATGAAGTCAATTTTCAAAAAAGTGAGTTGATCCCGGCTATCGTCCAAAACAATGTGAACGGCGTTATATTAATGCAAGGATTTATGGACAGAGCGGCTCTGGAGATGACACTTCAAAAAGGCTTAGTGACCTTTTTTTCTCGGAGCAAAAACCGATTATGGACGAAAGGAGAAACATCAGACAACTTTGTAGAAGTAGTTTCCGTACATACGGATTGTGACAAAGATTCGATACTGGTCCTTGCAAAACCAAAGGGGCCAACCTGTCATTTAGGCACACAAAGTTGCTTTGGCGAGGCTGCGCCATTGCTTTCGTTTATCGGTCAATTGCAAACGATCATAAATGAACGCAAAGAAAGCGATCCAACGAGCAGCTACACAGCGTCTCTTTTTTCTAAAGATATAAGCCGTTCCTGTCAAAAAGTCGGAGAGGAAGGCGTCGAAGTAGCCTTAGCTGCGATGAAAAATGACAAAGATGAATTGCTAAATGAATCGGCGGACTTACTCTATCACCTAAGTGTGCTTTTAATCCGCTCAGGATGTTCACTAGAAGAAGTTGCGCTCGTATTGAAAGAGCGCCACAA from Pseudoalteromonas xiamenensis includes these protein-coding regions:
- the hisD gene encoding histidinol dehydrogenase, producing the protein MIVWNEVSESMQKSALCRPAIAVSEKVMAITTSIIESVKDQGDEALLEMAKNFDNRKSPRLLVSQSEIEQSASTLSTELKEAIERAYQNIRTFHECQKPKDINVQTQPGVDCMLKFQAIESVGLYVPGGSAPLPSSVLMQGVCAQLAGVKTIVLATPVKGDDSIHPAILYAAKLCGISTIVEAGGAGAIAAMALGTKTIPKVNKVFGPGNSYVTMAKQLLSQQLPGFAIDMPAGPSEVLVIADDGANPAFIAADLLSQAEHGEDSQVILLCTSKSVIQETKVEIEQQLKTLSRANIARAALENSCFILTESLEQAFSISAEYGPEHVILQIRCADEYLDQVKNAGSVFVGDFTPESAGDYASGTNHVLPTYGYSKVYSSLNLLDFYRTYTVQQITQNGLQKLSRAILPLAEAEGLDAHANAVTIRLGVQQS
- the hisC gene encoding histidinol-phosphate transaminase, with product MTAISLPENIENLKAYSSAKSEKIVGSTWLNANESPYAQSFTLTFDDLNRYPDPQPLAVINAYAAYAGLACDQVLMTRGADEGIELLVRTFCEPKRDSITIFTPTYGMYKVTADTHNIAINELSQSDLQSLSAPEIAARSAQSKLVFICNPNNPTGGTILPAKIAEIATALADTAIVVVDEAYIEFSDALTSCQLINDFSNLVILRTLSKAFAMAGLRTGFTLAQAKTLAPIRKVIAPYPVSTVVASLAARVLSPDSITQMKRQVTILNSAKAKLVGWLNNSNAILTVLEGHGNFVTLKLADVTAYEAAKTAGLIMRPFTLYGESDWLRISIGSESELDNVKLWLDSIAAKGTK
- a CDS encoding 1-(5-phosphoribosyl)-5-[(5-phosphoribosylamino)methylideneamino] imidazole-4-carboxamide isomerase; amino-acid sequence: MIIPALDVLQNKIVRLYQGKYDTAQFYPFELSARLLQYQQEGAKKLHLVDLEGARDPEQKQWQHIQNATQALDVPFQVGGGIRRYEDVKEWLKAGASQVVIGSMAVDKRDEVASWIEQFGAERFVIALDVNLSNDKWVPATHGWLADSEHDLFELVDFYVSLGVVDFLCTDISKDGTMSGPSFELYQALVSHNPGLKVQASGGVSSIEDIQKLIKIGVGGIILGKSLLDGAFTVREAVACYQNA
- the hisB gene encoding bifunctional histidinol-phosphatase/imidazoleglycerol-phosphate dehydratase HisB, which translates into the protein MGSPYLFIDRDGTLIEEPIVDKQVDKLEKLALLPNVIPALLALQTAGYRLVMVSNQDGLGTASFPKDTFDAPHNMMMQIFESQGIQFDEVLICPHFSEDNCNCRKPKTALLTDLMRSGKVDLARSYVIGDRQTDIQLAENLCIEGILYTENSWPAIVTQLTTLNRESLITRNTKETQIAVKVNLDRTKSGSVETGLGFFDHMLDQIRTHANILLDVKASGDLHIDEHHLVEDVGIALGKALKEALGTKAQIARYGFSLPMDECKAECQLDLSGRASFVLNANFSREKAGDLDVQMVEHFFKSLADNAEISLILSVSEGNCHHQVEGLFKAFSRALRMAIAADKSQQTASSKGCL
- the hisH gene encoding imidazole glycerol phosphate synthase subunit HisH; its protein translation is MIAIINTGCANINSVRFAFNRLGVNPDVISSPEELDLYDRAILPGVGHAQVAMKRLIETGWNEAIKEYQKPLLGICLGMQLLCESTEEGNVTCLGIIPGQIKLLDTKGLTTPHMGWNNLAQIQNHALMKNVEPQNQVYFVHSFAHECNAATIAQGEYGSAFSAIVAKDNFAGMQFHPERSAKVGTQLLNNFLSWNGQ